The following are encoded in a window of Microbacterium sp. LWO13-1.2 genomic DNA:
- a CDS encoding TetR/AcrR family transcriptional regulator yields the protein MARSEEQNRIARERSRESILQAAVELFSERGVAGASIAEITGRARVAQGLVNYYFGGKEQLVAAVIDRWFDMLFGLARAQGDADARLAGVIDSALMATAFALPLQRAVLAMQQQPSTHRLFAEAEERHAAAVIAAEDAVRDMFRERGADDPAVEEIMLRTTLEGIVVKYGVYGATYPLEAARRWVYRIYDLPAPAEPLPLAPGSGDGEHRPRAAGAVTD from the coding sequence ATGGCCCGCTCCGAGGAGCAGAACCGAATCGCCCGCGAACGCTCGCGCGAGAGCATCCTGCAGGCGGCCGTCGAGCTTTTCAGCGAACGCGGCGTCGCCGGAGCGAGCATTGCCGAGATCACCGGTCGCGCGCGCGTCGCCCAGGGGCTGGTCAATTACTATTTCGGCGGCAAGGAGCAACTCGTCGCTGCCGTGATCGACCGCTGGTTCGACATGCTCTTCGGTCTCGCCCGCGCGCAGGGCGACGCCGATGCGCGACTGGCTGGCGTGATCGATTCGGCGTTGATGGCGACAGCCTTCGCCCTACCGTTGCAGCGCGCTGTGCTCGCCATGCAGCAGCAGCCGTCGACGCACCGGCTGTTCGCCGAGGCGGAAGAGCGGCATGCTGCGGCTGTCATCGCCGCGGAGGACGCGGTTCGAGACATGTTCCGGGAGCGGGGCGCCGATGACCCCGCTGTCGAAGAGATCATGCTGCGCACGACGCTCGAGGGCATCGTCGTGAAGTACGGGGTGTACGGCGCCACATATCCGCTGGAAGCCGCGCGGCGGTGGGTCTACCGGATCTACGATCTCCCCGCCCCGGCCGAGCCTCTCCCACTGGCGCCCGGATCAGGCGACGGTGAGCACCGGCCGCGGGCGGCCGGCGCCGTCACCGACTAG
- a CDS encoding LacI family DNA-binding transcriptional regulator, with the protein MTRATIEEVAATAGVSRSTVSRVVNGSTAVSAEALTAVQDAIQRLNYVPNRAARTLASRQTHAIALIVPEDTTRFFGDPFFAAIVAGISARMIRSDYILNLLIASDDPGEKTTSFVRNGGVDGAIIVSHHTSDSFVDRIAESVPVVFGGRPITARPNDYMVDVDNVLGGRDAAQYLIDRGHRRIATVTGSLTMPAAVDRLHGFREALAGAGLEPVAEIDGGFSEEGAAEAARRLLASGSALPDAIFVASDLMARGVLQVLRGAGVRVPDDVAVIGFDDSQVAVAVDPPLTTIRQPMYAQGETMASVLLDVLAGLEPAHATILSTELVVRASA; encoded by the coding sequence ATGACGAGGGCGACGATCGAAGAGGTCGCCGCGACCGCCGGAGTGTCGCGCTCCACGGTTTCGCGGGTCGTCAACGGCTCGACGGCGGTGAGCGCGGAAGCACTCACCGCGGTGCAGGATGCGATCCAGCGTCTGAACTACGTGCCGAACCGTGCGGCGCGAACCCTCGCCAGTCGGCAGACGCACGCCATCGCGCTGATCGTTCCCGAAGACACCACGCGATTCTTCGGCGACCCGTTCTTCGCGGCCATCGTCGCCGGCATCAGCGCGCGGATGATCCGGTCGGACTACATCTTGAACCTTCTGATCGCCAGCGACGATCCAGGGGAGAAGACGACGAGCTTCGTGCGCAACGGGGGCGTCGACGGGGCGATCATCGTGTCGCACCACACCAGCGACTCCTTCGTGGACCGCATCGCCGAGTCGGTTCCGGTCGTGTTCGGCGGCCGGCCGATCACGGCGCGGCCCAACGACTACATGGTCGACGTCGACAATGTGCTGGGCGGCCGCGACGCAGCCCAGTACCTGATCGACCGCGGGCACCGTCGGATCGCCACCGTGACGGGATCACTGACGATGCCCGCAGCCGTCGACCGTCTTCATGGGTTCCGGGAGGCGCTCGCCGGGGCGGGTCTCGAGCCGGTCGCCGAGATCGACGGCGGGTTCAGTGAGGAGGGCGCTGCCGAGGCCGCGCGCCGGCTGCTGGCATCCGGGTCAGCCCTGCCCGATGCCATATTCGTGGCCAGCGACCTGATGGCGCGTGGTGTGCTGCAGGTGCTCCGCGGCGCAGGGGTCCGGGTTCCGGACGACGTCGCCGTCATCGGCTTCGACGACTCGCAGGTCGCGGTCGCGGTGGATCCGCCGCTCACCACGATCCGTCAGCCCATGTACGCGCAGGGCGAGACGATGGCTTCGGTCCTGCTCGACGTGCTCGCGGGCCTCGAGCCCGCGCACGCGACGATCCTGTCGACCGAACTCGTGGTGCGCGCCTCGGCGTAG
- a CDS encoding GntR family transcriptional regulator: MAQQAVLADVLRQQIIDGEFSPGARLSETVLAERFEVSRNTLREAFRVLEEQGLIEHIPHRGVSVASPTIADVVDIYRARRVIECTALRHSEPEHPAVQRMRDAVEAAEAGISRATPRDEAAWREVGSANMAFHVAIVDLADSPRLARTYRDVAAELRLAFLEIDDPRSLHEPFVRRNRAVLTAFLEHGADAGAEELERYLVQSERTVLGAFARMGKG; encoded by the coding sequence GTGGCACAACAGGCAGTGCTGGCCGACGTCCTTCGCCAGCAGATCATCGACGGCGAGTTCTCACCGGGCGCACGCCTCTCTGAAACGGTTCTCGCCGAGCGCTTCGAGGTCTCCCGGAACACACTCCGCGAGGCTTTCCGCGTCCTCGAGGAACAGGGGCTGATCGAACACATCCCCCATCGCGGGGTCTCGGTGGCCTCTCCCACGATCGCCGACGTGGTCGACATCTACCGCGCTCGCCGGGTCATCGAATGCACCGCACTGCGGCACTCCGAGCCCGAACATCCTGCCGTCCAGCGCATGCGCGATGCCGTCGAGGCCGCCGAGGCCGGGATCTCCCGCGCCACCCCGCGCGATGAGGCAGCGTGGCGTGAGGTCGGAAGCGCGAACATGGCGTTCCACGTGGCCATCGTCGACCTCGCCGACAGCCCCCGCCTGGCTCGCACCTACCGCGACGTCGCAGCCGAGCTGCGTCTCGCCTTCCTCGAGATCGACGATCCGCGTTCGTTGCACGAGCCCTTCGTACGCAGGAACCGCGCCGTGCTCACGGCCTTTCTCGAACACGGGGCGGATGCGGGTGCTGAGGAATTGGAGCGGTATCTCGTCCAGTCCGAACGCACGGTGCTCGGCGCCTTCGCGCGCATGGGCAAGGGCTGA
- a CDS encoding biotin carboxylase N-terminal domain-containing protein, producing MKKILIANRGEIAVRVIRACAEAGHHSIAVYADQDADAMHVRLADEAAGLGGTTAATTYLSVEALLDAAKRTGADAVHPGYGFLSESAEFARAVEDAGLVWIGPAPASIEALGDKMTARRIAQRVGAPLAAGTDQPLAGPAEAVAFAEQHGLPIAIKAAFGGGGRGLKVVRELAEVAEAFDAATREAIAAFGRGECFVERFLESPRHIEVQVLGDGRGTVVVVGDRDCSMQRRNQKLIEEAPAPGLTEEQRSLIHQASREICAEVQYRGAGTVEFLLAADGTISFLEVNTRLQVEHPVTEEVTGVDLVREQFRIAFGEGMSLSTTPAPVGHAFEFRINAEDPGRGFLPSPGLVETLRVPGGPGVRWDSGIEAGDVVQPAFDSMIAKLIVHAGTRDDALVRARRALRELAVEGPATVIPFDRLALDEEAFATATFAVHTQWIESTLLPRLEPQLRPAPLADAALQRFPVEIDGRRVMLGLPLTLLAGFGQGAAVGSDAPGPDPRELRAPAPGTIVRWLVEEGAEVAEGTPIVVIDAMKMETTVAAHRAGTLSARADVGSAVMADGLLAVIL from the coding sequence ATGAAGAAGATCCTGATCGCCAACCGCGGCGAGATCGCCGTCCGTGTCATCCGGGCGTGTGCGGAGGCGGGTCACCACTCGATCGCGGTGTACGCCGATCAGGATGCCGACGCGATGCACGTGCGTCTGGCCGACGAAGCCGCAGGGCTCGGCGGCACGACGGCCGCCACCACCTACCTCTCCGTCGAAGCGCTGCTGGATGCCGCGAAGCGGACGGGAGCGGATGCCGTGCACCCCGGCTACGGCTTCCTCTCCGAGAGTGCCGAGTTCGCTCGGGCGGTCGAGGACGCCGGACTCGTCTGGATCGGCCCGGCGCCGGCGAGCATCGAGGCCCTGGGTGACAAGATGACGGCGCGCCGCATCGCGCAGCGCGTCGGAGCGCCGCTCGCAGCCGGCACCGATCAGCCGCTCGCCGGCCCGGCTGAGGCGGTCGCCTTCGCCGAGCAGCACGGACTCCCGATCGCGATCAAGGCCGCGTTCGGTGGCGGCGGGCGCGGGCTGAAGGTCGTCCGCGAGCTGGCAGAGGTCGCCGAGGCCTTCGACGCGGCGACTCGTGAGGCGATCGCCGCGTTCGGCCGGGGCGAGTGCTTCGTGGAGAGGTTCCTGGAGAGCCCGCGTCACATCGAGGTGCAGGTGCTCGGCGACGGTCGCGGCACGGTGGTCGTCGTGGGCGACCGGGACTGCTCGATGCAGCGCCGCAATCAGAAGCTCATCGAAGAGGCCCCGGCTCCCGGCCTCACCGAAGAGCAGCGTTCTCTGATCCATCAGGCGTCGCGGGAGATCTGCGCCGAGGTGCAGTACCGCGGGGCGGGGACCGTCGAGTTCCTCCTCGCCGCGGATGGCACGATCTCCTTCCTCGAGGTGAACACCCGGCTCCAGGTGGAGCATCCGGTCACCGAAGAGGTCACCGGCGTCGACCTGGTGCGCGAGCAGTTCCGCATCGCGTTCGGCGAGGGGATGTCGCTCTCCACGACTCCGGCGCCCGTCGGGCACGCCTTCGAGTTCCGCATCAACGCCGAGGACCCTGGTCGCGGGTTCCTGCCGAGTCCCGGCCTCGTCGAGACGCTGCGCGTACCCGGCGGCCCCGGCGTGCGCTGGGACAGCGGCATCGAGGCGGGCGATGTCGTCCAGCCCGCCTTCGACTCGATGATCGCGAAGCTCATCGTGCACGCCGGCACGCGCGACGACGCCCTTGTGCGCGCACGCAGGGCGCTGCGGGAGCTCGCGGTCGAGGGCCCGGCGACCGTCATCCCGTTCGACAGGCTCGCACTCGACGAAGAGGCGTTCGCGACGGCGACCTTCGCCGTGCACACGCAGTGGATCGAGAGCACGCTGCTGCCCCGGCTCGAGCCTCAGCTGCGGCCCGCTCCGTTGGCGGATGCCGCGCTGCAGCGTTTCCCGGTCGAGATCGACGGTCGACGGGTGATGCTCGGCCTGCCGCTCACGCTGCTGGCGGGGTTCGGGCAGGGCGCGGCGGTCGGATCGGATGCCCCCGGCCCGGATCCGCGCGAGCTGCGTGCCCCGGCACCGGGAACGATCGTGCGCTGGCTCGTCGAGGAGGGCGCAGAAGTCGCCGAGGGAACCCCCATCGTCGTGATCGACGCGATGAAGATGGAGACCACGGTCGCCGCCCATCGAGCCGGCACCCTGTCGGCGCGCGCCGATGTCGGTTCCGCGGTCATGGCTGACGGACTGCTCGCCGTCATCCTCTGA
- a CDS encoding NRAMP family divalent metal transporter, whose product MSEQTPAAAPPATSTPEDDARLAAAKKRVGRSAVIGAIFLMATSAIGPGFITQTATFTATMGAAFAFAILISILVDIAVQLNIWRMITSSGKRAGELANSAIPFSGHVIAVLVVIGGLAFNIGNIAGGGLGLNALLGIDAKLGGMITGGIAIALFLVKRAGKVMDIVVLILGVGMIIMTVIVAFITNPPVGDALRQTFLPDQLNFATITTIVGGTVGGYITYSGAHRYLDSGHTGPAYAGPVMKAAANGILVTGLMRYVLFLAILGVVASGVTLDLTTNAANPAGQAFGAALGDGGIRIFGAIFWAAAISSVIGAAYTSATFLSTFNKKLAGGWPLQLATVAFIVVSFIVYVSIGTAPAAILVFVGGFNGLILPIGLTVFMYIGWFRRDLLGAKKYPIWLLVAGTLATALTWYMGAVSIVPIFALLGTGA is encoded by the coding sequence ATGTCCGAGCAGACTCCTGCTGCCGCCCCTCCCGCCACTTCCACCCCCGAAGACGATGCGCGACTGGCCGCCGCGAAGAAGCGTGTGGGCCGCAGCGCCGTCATCGGCGCGATCTTCCTCATGGCGACCTCCGCCATCGGCCCGGGGTTCATCACCCAGACCGCCACGTTCACCGCGACGATGGGCGCCGCGTTCGCGTTCGCGATCCTGATCTCGATCCTGGTCGACATCGCGGTGCAGCTGAACATCTGGCGGATGATCACCTCGTCAGGCAAGCGCGCCGGCGAGCTGGCGAACTCCGCGATCCCGTTCTCCGGTCATGTGATCGCCGTGCTCGTGGTCATCGGCGGCCTCGCCTTCAACATCGGTAACATCGCCGGCGGCGGGCTGGGGCTGAACGCCCTGCTCGGCATCGACGCGAAGCTCGGCGGCATGATCACCGGCGGCATCGCGATCGCGCTGTTCCTGGTGAAGCGCGCCGGCAAGGTCATGGACATCGTCGTGCTGATCCTCGGCGTCGGCATGATCATCATGACCGTGATCGTCGCCTTCATCACCAATCCGCCCGTCGGCGATGCGCTTCGGCAGACCTTCCTGCCTGACCAGCTGAACTTCGCCACGATCACCACGATCGTCGGCGGCACCGTCGGCGGGTACATCACGTACTCCGGCGCGCACCGCTACCTCGACTCCGGGCACACCGGACCTGCGTACGCCGGGCCGGTGATGAAGGCCGCAGCCAACGGCATCCTGGTCACCGGCCTGATGCGTTACGTGCTCTTCCTCGCGATCCTCGGGGTCGTGGCCTCCGGCGTGACCCTCGACCTCACCACCAACGCCGCCAACCCCGCGGGGCAGGCCTTCGGAGCGGCGCTCGGCGACGGCGGCATCCGCATCTTCGGAGCGATCTTCTGGGCGGCTGCGATCAGCTCGGTCATCGGTGCGGCATACACCTCGGCGACCTTCCTCTCCACGTTCAACAAGAAGCTCGCCGGCGGATGGCCGTTGCAGTTGGCGACCGTCGCCTTCATCGTGGTGTCGTTCATCGTCTACGTGTCGATCGGCACCGCCCCGGCAGCGATCCTGGTCTTCGTCGGCGGATTCAACGGGCTCATCCTCCCGATCGGTCTCACCGTCTTCATGTACATCGGCTGGTTCCGTCGCGACCTGCTCGGCGCCAAGAAGTACCCGATCTGGCTCCTGGTCGCCGGGACCCTGGCCACCGCGCTCACCTGGTACATGGGCGCCGTCTCGATCGTCCCCATCTTCGCGCTGCTCGGAACCGGAGCGTGA
- a CDS encoding 5-oxoprolinase subunit PxpA produces the protein MATIDLNSDLGENVPDRIVSDDDAMLAIVTSANVSCGFHAGSPEGIRATVAAAVRNGVTIGAHPGYRDYENFGRTIVDIDSATLQAHVEYQLGALEALTRSVGGTVAYVKPHGALYNTIARDERQAKDVVAAIRAVNPRLVLLGLAGGVVLDVARRAGLAVAAEAFADRAYLPDGQLVSRTQEGAVLHDASAVAERMLRLAQEGVVRAIDGTDVRVEAQSICVHGDSRGSVAMAAETRRLLESAGIVIAPFAGV, from the coding sequence ATGGCGACCATCGATCTGAACTCGGACCTCGGGGAGAACGTTCCCGACCGGATCGTGAGCGACGACGACGCGATGCTCGCAATCGTCACCAGCGCCAACGTCTCCTGCGGCTTCCACGCCGGTAGCCCCGAGGGGATCCGGGCGACCGTCGCCGCAGCGGTGCGCAACGGCGTCACGATCGGCGCGCACCCGGGTTACCGTGACTACGAGAACTTCGGTCGCACGATTGTCGACATCGACTCCGCGACGCTGCAGGCGCATGTCGAGTACCAGCTCGGCGCGCTGGAGGCGCTCACCCGCTCGGTCGGCGGCACCGTCGCCTACGTCAAGCCCCATGGCGCGCTCTACAACACCATCGCCCGCGACGAACGTCAGGCGAAGGATGTCGTCGCGGCGATCCGTGCGGTGAATCCACGGCTCGTGCTGCTGGGTCTCGCCGGCGGAGTCGTTCTCGACGTCGCCCGACGTGCGGGTCTCGCCGTCGCGGCCGAGGCCTTCGCCGACCGGGCCTATCTGCCGGACGGTCAGCTGGTCTCGCGAACGCAGGAGGGCGCGGTGCTGCACGATGCGTCCGCCGTCGCCGAGCGGATGCTGCGACTGGCGCAAGAGGGGGTCGTCCGCGCGATCGACGGGACCGACGTGCGGGTGGAAGCGCAATCGATCTGCGTGCACGGTGACAGCCGCGGATCCGTGGCGATGGCGGCGGAGACGCGGCGCCTGCTTGAAAGCGCCGGAATCGTCATCGCGCCGTTCGCCGGAGTCTGA
- a CDS encoding dodecin family protein has product MSVARVTTITARSTESFEDAVRLGIARSSETLRNVSGAWVKEHKVGVSDGAITEWQVTLEVTFVLD; this is encoded by the coding sequence ATGTCCGTTGCACGCGTTACCACCATCACCGCCCGCTCGACAGAGAGCTTCGAGGATGCCGTCCGGCTCGGGATCGCGAGGTCGAGCGAGACTCTTCGCAACGTCAGCGGCGCCTGGGTCAAAGAGCACAAGGTCGGCGTCAGCGACGGCGCGATCACCGAGTGGCAGGTGACGCTCGAGGTCACCTTCGTCCTCGACTGA
- a CDS encoding DUF1266 domain-containing protein: protein MHPSARVDLNDLGSIIGWLIGQWWVWAIVGVVVLFFLVVWILPDAKVKASEQYSTTDTEANEIALGFLQITNMPSGPWNDPTASDLGDREKAALVAQWGVATREDWLENIERLTTVRRRREMWTLYLAVRATAAERLGRTPKAKEWLAAIVEEGGDKRDARSFVTAIEYIEQEVRKRVGKDIVTPGLFVKTLDGYAIGQAVAMTTWGVALGHGDVAEARSIIHRINSESRGAFSSWADFGLSYIAGRVMHWSDGDVDEKSFEKFGDGWSDFKAAGTEKRNGPWATLSWSR from the coding sequence ATGCACCCCTCTGCCCGCGTCGACCTCAACGACCTCGGCTCGATCATCGGCTGGCTCATCGGACAGTGGTGGGTCTGGGCGATCGTCGGCGTCGTCGTGCTGTTCTTCCTCGTGGTGTGGATCCTGCCGGACGCCAAGGTGAAGGCATCCGAGCAGTACTCGACGACCGACACCGAGGCCAACGAGATCGCGCTCGGATTCCTGCAGATCACCAACATGCCATCCGGTCCGTGGAACGATCCGACGGCCTCCGACCTCGGTGACCGCGAGAAAGCGGCCCTCGTCGCCCAGTGGGGCGTGGCCACCCGCGAGGACTGGCTGGAGAACATCGAGCGCTTGACGACGGTGCGCCGCCGCCGCGAGATGTGGACCCTCTACCTCGCCGTGCGCGCGACGGCGGCCGAGCGACTGGGACGCACGCCGAAGGCGAAGGAATGGCTCGCCGCCATCGTCGAGGAGGGCGGCGACAAGCGCGACGCCCGCTCCTTCGTCACGGCGATCGAGTACATCGAGCAGGAAGTGCGCAAGCGCGTCGGGAAGGACATCGTCACCCCCGGCCTCTTCGTGAAAACCCTCGACGGCTACGCCATCGGGCAAGCCGTCGCGATGACCACCTGGGGAGTCGCCCTCGGTCACGGTGACGTCGCCGAGGCGCGGTCGATCATCCACCGCATCAACAGCGAGTCCCGAGGAGCCTTCTCGTCGTGGGCGGACTTCGGCCTCAGCTACATCGCCGGCCGTGTCATGCACTGGAGCGACGGAGATGTCGACGAGAAGTCGTTCGAGAAGTTCGGCGACGGCTGGTCGGACTTCAAGGCGGCCGGCACCGAGAAGCGCAACGGTCCGTGGGCGACGCTGTCGTGGAGCCGGTAG
- a CDS encoding urea amidolyase family protein gives MRILTASDRALLVEAADLDEAMRLNLAWADVAGIDELIPAARTVLVRFDPLRISASELATVLRTTRIDAAHVPHVRDVTIPVRYDGEDLEDVSTLLGESVEAVIARHLAAEWQVAFSGFAPGFGYAVSSDPLFDVPRRSSPRTRVPAGSVALAGHFTGVYPRESPGGWQLIGHTDAAMWDIDRDPPALLSPGTSVRFERADREAVVTGSRTSETAFRLGRSAPSLNDQNDNPRSLSEERQRRDETLSSDDQNDNPRSLSDTPSATSAPRIEIVRPSLQLLVQDLGRPGHAALGVSASGAADRTAVRDANHAVGNAPGAGVLESVGGAVLRFHGADVAAVTGAVGEITLIDRDDVRRSIPHGVPFALADGDELQLGHPDRGLRFVIAVRGGIVAPPALGSVSTDTLASLGPEPLAVGDVVALGNPRTAPHPVEPHPIPRRLPASGETVELEITRGPRDDWFTEPALDALLGQDWEVTPRSDRVGIRLHGKVPLERAIAGELPSEGAVTGAIQVPPDGQPVLFLPDHPLTGGYPIIGALTDRSLDLAGQLPPGVRIRFVAATGAEPVAHSAEGTS, from the coding sequence ATGCGCATCCTCACGGCATCCGATCGGGCTCTTCTCGTCGAAGCGGCCGACCTCGACGAGGCCATGCGCCTCAATCTCGCCTGGGCGGACGTTGCGGGGATCGACGAGCTCATCCCCGCTGCCCGCACTGTCCTGGTGCGGTTCGACCCGCTGCGGATCTCGGCATCCGAGCTCGCGACAGTTCTCAGGACCACGCGCATCGACGCCGCCCACGTGCCGCACGTCCGGGACGTGACCATCCCGGTGCGCTACGACGGTGAAGACCTGGAGGACGTGTCGACTCTGCTCGGCGAGTCCGTCGAGGCGGTGATCGCCCGGCACCTCGCGGCCGAATGGCAGGTCGCGTTCTCCGGCTTCGCGCCCGGATTCGGATACGCGGTCTCGTCGGATCCGTTGTTCGACGTGCCCCGGCGTTCCTCGCCCCGCACGCGGGTTCCCGCGGGCTCCGTCGCCCTCGCGGGGCACTTCACCGGCGTGTACCCGAGGGAGAGTCCGGGCGGCTGGCAGCTGATCGGACACACGGATGCGGCGATGTGGGACATCGACCGCGATCCGCCGGCGCTCCTCTCGCCGGGCACGTCGGTGCGCTTCGAGCGGGCTGACCGGGAAGCCGTCGTGACGGGGAGTCGAACGTCGGAGACTGCGTTTCGTCTCGGTCGCTCCGCTCCCTCGCTCAACGACCAGAATGACAACCCGCGGTCGTTGAGCGAGGAGCGCCAGCGACGAGACGAAACGCTCTCCTCCGACGACCAGAATGACAACCCGCGGTCGTTGAGCGACACTCCGAGCGCGACGTCAGCCCCGCGCATCGAGATCGTCCGCCCCTCGCTGCAGCTGCTCGTGCAGGACCTCGGCCGCCCGGGGCACGCGGCTCTCGGCGTCTCGGCATCCGGCGCGGCCGACCGCACCGCGGTCCGCGACGCGAATCACGCGGTGGGAAACGCCCCAGGGGCCGGCGTCCTGGAAAGCGTGGGCGGTGCGGTGCTCCGCTTCCACGGTGCGGACGTCGCCGCCGTCACCGGGGCGGTGGGGGAGATCACCCTCATCGACCGTGACGATGTGCGCCGCAGCATCCCGCACGGCGTGCCGTTCGCGCTCGCCGACGGCGACGAACTCCAGCTCGGGCATCCCGACCGTGGCCTGCGCTTCGTGATCGCGGTGCGCGGCGGGATCGTCGCCCCGCCCGCCCTCGGCAGTGTGTCCACCGATACGCTCGCCAGCCTCGGCCCGGAACCGTTGGCGGTCGGTGACGTCGTCGCCCTGGGCAACCCCCGTACCGCACCGCATCCGGTCGAGCCGCATCCGATCCCGCGTCGTCTGCCCGCGTCGGGGGAGACGGTCGAACTCGAGATCACGCGCGGTCCGCGCGACGACTGGTTCACCGAGCCCGCCCTGGATGCGCTCCTCGGCCAGGACTGGGAGGTGACTCCGCGCTCCGATCGCGTCGGAATCCGGCTGCATGGAAAAGTCCCGCTGGAGCGGGCCATCGCGGGCGAACTGCCCAGCGAAGGCGCTGTCACCGGCGCGATCCAGGTGCCGCCGGACGGTCAGCCGGTGCTGTTCCTGCCTGACCACCCGCTCACCGGTGGCTATCCGATCATCGGCGCACTCACCGATCGCAGTCTCGACCTCGCCGGGCAACTGCCGCCGGGCGTTCGCATCCGATTCGTCGCTGCGACCGGTGCCGAACCCGTCGCACACTCCGCAGAGGGAACATCATGA
- a CDS encoding solute carrier family 23 protein encodes MPLWNLHGDGRTVEPGAVVRPDERLNWPATIAIGVQHVVAMFGATFLVPILTGFPVSTTLLFSGLGTLLFLLLTRNRLPSYLGSSFAFIAPITALNAGQALESAEQITQALLGVVAAGVLLALVGFLVQAVGTGWIDRLMPPVVAGSIVALIGFNLAPAAWNNFQQQPELATVTLAAVVLFSVLFRGFLGRISIFLGVIVGYIVALFTGQVKFDGVAEAAWVGLPDFHLAAVGDPVAWGLVPMFLPVVLVLIAENVGHVRGVATMTNDPSINKHTGRALLADGLATTLAGGFGGSGTTTYGENIGVMAATRVYSTAAYWVAGVVAILLAFSPKVGVIFNTIPAGVLGGVTTALYGLIGVIGIKIWVDNRVDFSRPVNQYTVAVSFVIAIAGFAMSWGSFQLGAIVLGTVAALLIYHLGNAIARWRKSGADDGGPIPAVGPLGGDSA; translated from the coding sequence ATGCCGCTGTGGAACCTGCACGGAGACGGTCGCACCGTCGAACCCGGTGCCGTCGTCCGACCCGATGAGCGTCTGAACTGGCCCGCCACGATCGCGATCGGCGTGCAGCACGTCGTCGCGATGTTCGGCGCGACCTTCCTGGTTCCGATCCTCACCGGGTTCCCCGTCTCGACGACACTGCTGTTCTCCGGCCTGGGGACCTTGCTGTTCCTGCTGCTGACCCGCAACCGTCTGCCCAGCTACCTCGGCTCCTCGTTCGCCTTCATCGCCCCGATCACGGCGCTCAATGCAGGTCAGGCGCTCGAGTCGGCCGAACAGATCACGCAGGCGCTCCTCGGTGTCGTCGCCGCCGGTGTGCTGCTCGCACTCGTCGGATTCCTCGTACAGGCGGTCGGCACCGGCTGGATCGACCGGCTCATGCCGCCGGTGGTGGCCGGGTCCATCGTCGCTCTGATCGGCTTCAACCTCGCTCCGGCCGCATGGAACAACTTCCAGCAGCAGCCGGAGCTCGCGACCGTGACGCTGGCAGCCGTGGTTCTCTTCAGCGTGCTGTTCCGCGGGTTCCTCGGGCGCATCTCGATCTTCCTCGGCGTCATCGTCGGGTACATCGTCGCGCTCTTCACCGGTCAGGTGAAGTTCGACGGCGTCGCCGAGGCGGCCTGGGTCGGACTGCCCGACTTCCACCTCGCCGCGGTCGGCGATCCGGTCGCCTGGGGTCTGGTGCCGATGTTCCTGCCCGTCGTGCTGGTGCTCATCGCCGAGAACGTCGGCCACGTGCGCGGCGTCGCGACCATGACGAACGACCCGTCGATCAACAAGCACACCGGCCGCGCCCTCCTCGCCGACGGCCTGGCGACCACTCTCGCGGGTGGCTTCGGCGGGTCGGGAACGACCACCTACGGCGAGAACATCGGCGTGATGGCGGCGACTCGCGTCTACTCGACCGCCGCGTACTGGGTCGCCGGCGTCGTCGCGATCCTGCTCGCGTTCTCGCCGAAGGTCGGCGTCATCTTCAACACGATCCCCGCCGGTGTTCTCGGTGGCGTCACGACGGCGCTCTACGGCCTGATCGGCGTCATCGGCATCAAGATCTGGGTCGACAACCGCGTCGACTTCTCGCGCCCGGTGAACCAGTACACGGTGGCCGTGTCGTTCGTCATTGCGATCGCCGGCTTCGCGATGAGCTGGGGCAGCTTCCAGCTCGGCGCGATCGTGCTCGGCACGGTCGCGGCTCTGCTCATCTACCACCTGGGCAACGCGATCGCCCGGTGGCGCAAGAGCGGCGCCGATGACGGCGGCCCGATTCCGGCTGTCGGTCCGCTGGGCGGCGACTCCGCTTAA